A single genomic interval of Streptomyces sp. BA2 harbors:
- a CDS encoding extracellular solute-binding protein: MRDRIPTPSPPAPSRRRVLRGGLALGATGAAALTVGGCGSTIAQGFTGGAPSPSRLNFWNPFTGGDGERMLAMQDAYRAAHRSTELKSATFLWGNPYYTKLTLATLGDRPPQVAVVHLSKLPTLAEAGLLTELHTEDLARHGLTEDKFDARPWRKSQFGGAPHAVPLDTHPFVLYFRTDIAKKAGLLDGQGQLVDVDGPDAFIDALRAAKEVTGAWGGSIASVKEASMQFRLFWSLYRQVGGGDLVADQGKRVVIDTAAAAEALAYIRRLSQEKVIPANTDGKGAITLLTTGKAGFLMDGVWQALAVQSAKVKFDMRPLPRVFKDAPYACAADSHALVLPKAPTESAQRLDLSLGFVASMLHSSKLWSEGGHVPAWLPTQRSRAYKELVPQSHYATAADGAVYDPAAWYGGAGSTMQNVVGDAVTSVFTGDTSATAGAARMRRELRDLASRPAPV; this comes from the coding sequence ATGCGGGACCGCATACCGACCCCGTCGCCGCCCGCCCCGTCCCGCCGCCGTGTGCTGCGCGGAGGGCTCGCGCTCGGTGCGACCGGCGCCGCCGCGCTCACCGTCGGCGGCTGCGGCAGCACCATCGCGCAGGGGTTCACCGGCGGCGCGCCATCGCCGTCGCGGCTGAACTTCTGGAACCCGTTCACCGGCGGCGACGGCGAGCGGATGCTGGCGATGCAGGACGCCTACCGGGCCGCGCACCGCTCGACCGAACTGAAATCGGCGACGTTCTTGTGGGGCAACCCGTACTACACGAAGCTCACCCTCGCCACGCTCGGCGATCGGCCGCCGCAGGTCGCGGTGGTCCATCTGTCGAAGTTGCCCACCCTCGCCGAGGCCGGACTGCTCACCGAGCTGCACACCGAGGATCTGGCACGGCACGGTCTTACCGAGGACAAGTTCGACGCACGGCCGTGGCGGAAGTCCCAGTTCGGCGGGGCGCCGCACGCCGTACCCCTCGACACGCATCCCTTCGTGCTCTACTTCCGCACGGACATCGCAAAGAAGGCCGGACTGCTCGACGGGCAGGGCCAGTTGGTGGACGTGGACGGGCCCGACGCCTTCATCGACGCCTTGCGCGCGGCGAAGGAGGTGACCGGCGCGTGGGGCGGTTCGATCGCCTCGGTGAAGGAAGCCTCGATGCAGTTCCGTCTCTTCTGGTCGCTGTACCGGCAGGTCGGCGGCGGGGACCTCGTCGCCGACCAGGGCAAGCGGGTGGTCATCGATACCGCAGCGGCGGCCGAGGCGCTCGCGTACATCCGCCGGCTCAGCCAGGAGAAGGTGATCCCGGCTAACACCGACGGCAAGGGCGCCATCACGCTGCTGACCACCGGCAAGGCCGGGTTCCTGATGGACGGCGTCTGGCAGGCCCTCGCGGTCCAGTCGGCGAAGGTGAAGTTCGACATGCGCCCGCTGCCGCGTGTCTTCAAGGACGCGCCCTACGCCTGCGCCGCCGACTCGCACGCCCTGGTACTGCCGAAGGCCCCCACCGAATCGGCCCAGCGACTCGACCTCTCGCTCGGGTTCGTCGCGTCGATGCTGCACTCCAGCAAATTGTGGTCGGAGGGCGGCCATGTGCCGGCCTGGCTGCCGACGCAGCGTTCACGCGCGTACAAGGAACTGGTCCCGCAATCGCACTACGCCACGGCCGCCGACGGCGCGGTCTACGACCCGGCCGCCTGGTACGGCGGCGCGGGAAGCACCATGCAGAACGTGGTGGGCGACGCCGTGACCTCCGTCTTCACCGGTGACACCAGCGCCACGGCGGGCGCCGCGCGGATGCGCCGCGAGCTGCGCGACCTGGCGTCGCGCCCCGCTCCCGTGTGA
- a CDS encoding carbohydrate ABC transporter permease has translation MATTTAPSSTSSRGDRWAGPGMLLPFALFYLVFLVGPLIYTVVAGFFETSLLKSGLGDFAGLTNYKEVLGDAEFWRTLRNTLWFTVLTTVPLVLLSLALAVLADRFVRGRWFFRFAFFAPFVLPSAVISLLFMFIYADQLGLAQEAVKWFGVETPPSWLGDPDWAMISIAAATVWWTIGFNFVLYLAGLQDVPREVHEAAAIDGAGPWQRIRHVVVPMLGRTTTLVTVLQIIASLKVFDQIYMMTSGGPDGSTRPSLQLIYDTGFVEGRVGYASTVSLLLFLVILFVSLVWFALVRRAEKEN, from the coding sequence GTGGCCACGACGACCGCTCCCTCCTCGACGTCCAGCAGAGGCGACCGCTGGGCAGGACCGGGGATGCTGCTGCCCTTCGCCCTCTTCTACCTGGTGTTCCTGGTCGGGCCGCTCATCTACACCGTGGTCGCCGGGTTCTTCGAGACGAGCCTGCTCAAGAGCGGCCTCGGTGACTTCGCGGGCCTGACGAACTACAAGGAGGTGCTCGGCGACGCGGAGTTCTGGCGGACCCTGCGCAACACGCTGTGGTTCACGGTCCTGACGACCGTGCCGCTGGTCCTGCTCAGCCTGGCCCTCGCGGTGCTCGCCGACCGGTTCGTGCGCGGCCGCTGGTTCTTCCGCTTCGCGTTCTTCGCGCCGTTCGTGCTGCCGTCCGCGGTCATCTCACTGCTCTTCATGTTCATCTACGCCGACCAACTGGGCCTGGCCCAGGAGGCGGTGAAGTGGTTCGGCGTCGAAACGCCGCCGTCCTGGCTCGGCGACCCGGACTGGGCGATGATCTCCATCGCGGCGGCCACGGTGTGGTGGACGATCGGCTTCAACTTCGTGCTGTACCTCGCCGGACTGCAGGACGTGCCGCGCGAGGTGCACGAGGCGGCCGCCATCGACGGGGCCGGGCCCTGGCAGCGTATCCGGCACGTGGTCGTGCCCATGCTGGGCCGTACGACGACGCTGGTGACGGTGTTGCAGATCATCGCCTCGCTGAAGGTCTTCGACCAGATCTACATGATGACCAGCGGCGGCCCCGACGGCAGCACCCGCCCATCCCTTCAGCTCATCTACGACACCGGGTTCGTCGAGGGCCGCGTGGGCTACGCCTCGACCGTGTCGCTGCTCCTGTTCCTGGTGATCCTGTTCGTCTCCCTCGTCTGGTTCGCCCTCGTACGCCGCGCCGAGAAGGAGAACTGA
- a CDS encoding carbohydrate ABC transporter permease: MTAIATRPETEQRGGTTPPARRRDSERLFNRVALGTLIALALLWLVPLAWALATSVRPAQEVVTNPTGWFTAHPTLDAYGEIFDAGKLPYWYANSFITSILTTVLTVIMASLAAFALSQTRFRLRRAAFVMLLAGIMIPGQVLMIPQFLALQSAGLLNTYWGVVLPQVPNVVAVFVFKQFFDGIPRELIDAARADGAGWLRTYWQIVMPISRPAVSAVTIFVFVGVWNNFLWPLLVVTDPEMMTLPVGLTSVQDVFGVPYAQLMASAVLGAIPLLAVFALFQRRIVEGIAGTGLK, encoded by the coding sequence ATGACCGCGATCGCCACACGCCCCGAGACGGAACAGCGCGGTGGCACCACGCCACCGGCCCGCCGCCGCGACTCGGAGCGCCTGTTCAACCGGGTGGCGCTCGGCACGCTCATCGCCCTCGCGCTGCTGTGGCTCGTGCCGCTGGCGTGGGCGCTCGCCACGTCGGTGCGGCCCGCGCAGGAGGTCGTCACCAACCCGACCGGCTGGTTCACCGCGCATCCGACCCTCGACGCGTACGGGGAGATCTTCGACGCGGGCAAGCTGCCCTACTGGTACGCCAACAGCTTCATCACCTCGATCCTCACCACCGTCCTCACGGTGATCATGGCGTCCCTCGCCGCGTTCGCCCTGTCGCAGACCCGCTTCCGGCTGCGCCGGGCCGCGTTCGTGATGCTGCTCGCCGGGATCATGATCCCGGGCCAGGTCCTGATGATCCCTCAGTTCCTCGCGCTCCAGTCGGCGGGCCTTCTGAACACCTACTGGGGTGTCGTGCTGCCCCAAGTGCCCAATGTGGTCGCCGTGTTCGTCTTCAAGCAGTTCTTCGACGGGATACCGCGGGAGCTGATCGATGCGGCGCGCGCGGACGGTGCGGGCTGGCTGCGCACCTACTGGCAGATCGTGATGCCGATCTCCCGCCCGGCCGTCTCCGCGGTCACGATCTTCGTGTTCGTCGGTGTCTGGAACAACTTCCTGTGGCCGCTGCTCGTGGTGACCGACCCGGAGATGATGACGCTGCCCGTCGGACTCACCTCCGTCCAGGACGTGTTCGGCGTCCCCTACGCCCAGCTCATGGCGTCCGCCGTGCTCGGCGCGATCCCGCTGCTCGCCGTCTTCGCGCTGTTCCAGCGCCGCATCGTCGAGGGCATCGCAGGCACAGGCCTCAAGTAA
- the arfA gene encoding arabinosylfuranosidase ArfA, translated as MPHTARFVIDPEFSVGDVDPRLYGTFVEHMGRCVYTGIHDPEHPTADADGFRGDVAELVRELGTGLVRYPGGNFVSGYHWEDGVGPVADRPRRLDLAWRSIETNRVGTNEFLGWARQLGLDPMMAVNLGTRGIDAARALVEYCNHPSGTAWSDLRIKHGVSEPHGVKLWCLGNEMDGPWQTGHKSATEYGRLAAEAGKAMRQVDPSIELVACGSSNSRMPTFGTWEREVLEQTYDEVDYLSLHAYYEEFDGDRASFLASGAHMDQYIRDVVSTADHVRAVRGAKKHIKLSFDEWNVWYAVRFPGERNLETAETPRLIEDTYSVTDAAVVGSLLITLLRNADRVAVACLAQLVNVIAPIRTEPGGASWRQTIFHPFAQAARFATGRVLRTDASGPRIDTPQYGDVSALDTVVTHDEATGALTVLAVNRDQEQPLRLEAALRGAAAGYRVVEHLVIADQDPDAVNTEAEPDRVAPRRASGTHITAEGALTAELPPISWNVIRLAPQQI; from the coding sequence ATGCCGCACACCGCACGGTTCGTCATCGACCCGGAGTTCAGCGTCGGAGACGTCGACCCGCGCCTGTACGGAACCTTCGTCGAGCACATGGGACGCTGCGTCTACACCGGCATCCACGACCCCGAGCACCCCACGGCCGACGCCGACGGATTCCGCGGTGACGTCGCCGAGCTGGTACGCGAACTGGGCACGGGGCTCGTGCGCTACCCCGGCGGCAACTTCGTCTCCGGCTACCACTGGGAGGACGGCGTCGGCCCGGTCGCCGACCGTCCGCGCCGACTCGACCTGGCATGGCGCTCCATCGAGACCAACCGCGTCGGGACCAACGAATTCCTCGGCTGGGCGCGCCAGTTGGGCCTCGACCCGATGATGGCCGTAAACCTCGGAACGCGCGGGATCGACGCCGCCCGCGCCCTGGTCGAGTACTGCAACCACCCGAGCGGCACCGCCTGGTCGGACCTGCGCATCAAGCACGGCGTGAGCGAACCGCACGGCGTGAAGCTGTGGTGCCTCGGCAACGAGATGGACGGGCCGTGGCAGACCGGCCACAAGTCGGCCACCGAGTACGGGCGGCTCGCGGCTGAGGCCGGAAAGGCGATGCGCCAGGTCGACCCGTCCATCGAGCTCGTCGCGTGCGGCAGCTCCAACTCACGCATGCCGACGTTCGGCACCTGGGAGCGCGAGGTCCTGGAGCAGACCTACGACGAGGTCGACTACCTCTCCCTGCACGCCTACTACGAGGAGTTCGACGGCGACCGCGCCAGCTTCCTCGCCTCGGGCGCGCACATGGACCAGTACATCCGCGACGTGGTGTCGACCGCCGACCACGTACGGGCGGTCCGGGGCGCCAAGAAGCACATCAAGCTCTCCTTCGACGAGTGGAACGTCTGGTACGCCGTCCGCTTCCCCGGCGAGCGCAATCTGGAGACCGCCGAGACACCCCGGCTCATCGAGGACACGTACAGCGTGACGGACGCCGCCGTGGTCGGCTCGCTGCTCATCACGCTGCTGCGCAACGCCGACCGGGTGGCCGTCGCCTGCCTGGCCCAACTGGTCAACGTCATCGCGCCCATCCGCACCGAGCCCGGCGGTGCCAGCTGGCGCCAGACCATCTTCCACCCCTTCGCCCAGGCGGCCCGATTCGCCACCGGACGTGTGCTGCGCACCGACGCCTCCGGTCCTCGCATCGACACACCTCAGTACGGGGACGTATCCGCCCTCGACACCGTGGTGACGCACGACGAGGCAACCGGCGCGCTCACCGTTCTCGCCGTCAACCGCGACCAGGAGCAGCCGCTGCGACTTGAGGCCGCGCTGCGTGGGGCCGCCGCCGGATACCGCGTCGTGGAGCACCTGGTCATCGCCGACCAGGACCCGGACGCGGTCAACACCGAGGCGGAGCCGGACCGGGTGGCGCCGCGCCGCGCGTCCGGCACGCACATCACCGCCGAGGGCGCGCTGACGGCCGAACTGCCGCCGATCTCCTGGAACGTCATCCGCCTCGCACCGCAACAGATCTGA
- a CDS encoding sialidase family protein, giving the protein MSAHDPARPRLLRPTALIPLLLALVAALFVTQSGQPADAATGTLLRDGTGLYPRAVRLDHNGAADGRILASVVTFDGNNGLGAIHESTDGGASFREVGTVRDPEAAGGQGLCCSTLYELPRRIGKLPAGTLLWAASVGQDEPNRRMALRLFKSTDVGRSWSYLSTIATAPNDKGLWEPEFSVDASGQLVAHYSDETDAAHSQKLVAARTANGVSWTGHHDTIASTLASDRPGMAVVRKMGDGTYFMSYEICAAAGQFQCVVHYRTSSDGWNWGSPAYLGIRPETADGKYFKHAPNLAWAPEAGNPKGRLFLVGQVMFNRDGSKAAGSGRTVWVNSAGGAGSWREIPAPVAVESTTVDYCPNYSSSLLPSADGNRLLEIATDWSGSVCKPYFATGAVPAA; this is encoded by the coding sequence ATGTCAGCGCACGACCCCGCACGACCACGTCTCCTCCGCCCCACCGCCCTGATCCCCTTGCTGCTCGCCCTCGTGGCGGCGCTGTTCGTCACGCAGTCCGGGCAGCCGGCCGACGCCGCGACCGGCACCCTGCTGCGTGACGGCACCGGTCTGTACCCACGCGCCGTCAGACTCGACCACAACGGCGCCGCCGACGGCCGGATCCTGGCCTCCGTGGTCACGTTCGACGGGAACAACGGACTCGGCGCCATCCACGAGAGCACGGACGGGGGCGCGTCGTTCCGAGAGGTCGGCACCGTGCGCGACCCCGAGGCGGCGGGCGGGCAGGGTCTTTGCTGCTCGACGCTGTACGAACTCCCGCGGCGCATCGGCAAGCTGCCCGCGGGGACGCTGCTGTGGGCGGCGTCGGTAGGGCAGGACGAGCCGAACCGGCGCATGGCCCTGCGGCTCTTCAAGAGCACTGACGTGGGCCGCAGTTGGAGCTACCTCTCCACGATCGCCACGGCGCCGAACGACAAGGGGCTGTGGGAGCCGGAGTTCTCCGTCGACGCCTCCGGGCAGCTCGTGGCGCACTACTCAGACGAGACAGATGCCGCGCACAGCCAGAAGCTGGTGGCAGCCCGCACGGCGAACGGGGTGAGCTGGACCGGCCACCACGACACCATCGCCAGCACCCTCGCCTCGGACCGGCCCGGCATGGCGGTGGTGCGCAAGATGGGCGACGGAACCTACTTCATGTCGTACGAGATCTGCGCGGCGGCGGGCCAGTTCCAGTGCGTCGTGCACTACCGGACCTCGTCCGACGGCTGGAACTGGGGCTCTCCCGCCTACCTGGGCATCCGCCCGGAGACCGCCGACGGCAAGTACTTCAAGCACGCGCCGAACCTGGCGTGGGCGCCCGAGGCGGGCAACCCGAAGGGCAGGCTCTTCCTCGTCGGCCAGGTCATGTTCAACCGCGACGGCAGCAAGGCGGCCGGAAGCGGACGCACCGTCTGGGTCAACAGCGCGGGTGGCGCGGGAAGTTGGCGGGAGATCCCCGCGCCGGTCGCCGTCGAGTCGACGACCGTCGACTACTGCCCCAACTACAGTTCCAGCCTGCTGCCGTCGGCCGACGGCAACAGGCTCCTTGAAATCGCCACGGACTGGTCCGGCTCGGTCTGCAAGCCGTACTTCGCGACCGGGGCGGTGCCTGCCGCCTGA
- a CDS encoding carbohydrate-binding protein: MRIRPITACVGLLAGTLVALSGNAAQAAPILYEAENSPAVCTGTLDSDWPGYSGSGFCNGTNATGAYAQFTVNAPTAGTATLKVRFANGTTTARPADITVNGSAAASASFESTGTWGTWATKTLTVPVKAGSNTVRLSPTASAGLPNIDYLDAEAGDDTTPPPSASALYVAPNGTDGATGTQSDPTTLTSAITRITPGGTIYLRGGTYRHSQTVTIPQGNNGTASDRTELSAYPGETPVLNFSAQSEATSNRGLAVNGSYWHVKGIVVERAGDNGIFVGGSNNVFERTVTRYNRDTGLQLSRMLSSTPSSQWPSNNLILSAESHDNADSDGEDADGFAAKLTSGPGNVFRYAVAHNNIDDGWDLYTKPDTGPIGAVTIEDSLAHDNGTLSDGSQAGNGDRNGYKLGGEDIGVNHVIRRNIAYNNGKHGFTYNRNLGTMSVSDNVSIDNDERNYSFDAGTSVFRNNTSCRSGSGTNDRIVGNSDSSNQFWSGSNGSRCSSYSGALKWSFAADGRLVVAFGGNAVTP; the protein is encoded by the coding sequence ATGCGCATAAGACCCATCACCGCGTGCGTCGGCTTACTCGCCGGCACTCTCGTCGCACTGTCCGGCAACGCCGCGCAGGCCGCGCCCATCCTCTACGAGGCCGAGAACTCCCCCGCGGTCTGCACCGGCACCCTCGACTCCGACTGGCCCGGCTACTCCGGCAGCGGGTTCTGCAACGGCACCAACGCGACGGGCGCCTACGCGCAGTTCACCGTGAACGCACCCACCGCCGGCACCGCAACACTGAAGGTCCGCTTCGCCAACGGAACCACCACCGCACGGCCCGCGGACATCACGGTGAACGGCTCGGCGGCCGCGTCGGCGTCGTTCGAGAGCACCGGCACGTGGGGGACGTGGGCGACGAAGACGCTCACGGTTCCGGTGAAGGCGGGCAGCAACACTGTCCGGCTCAGCCCCACCGCCTCCGCCGGACTGCCCAACATCGACTACCTCGACGCCGAGGCGGGCGACGACACCACGCCACCACCCTCCGCATCCGCGCTGTACGTGGCACCGAACGGAACCGACGGCGCGACCGGGACGCAATCGGATCCGACCACGCTCACCTCGGCGATCACCCGCATCACCCCCGGCGGAACGATCTATCTGCGCGGCGGTACCTACCGCCACTCCCAGACGGTCACCATCCCGCAGGGCAACAACGGCACCGCGAGCGACCGCACCGAGCTCTCCGCCTACCCGGGTGAGACGCCGGTCCTGAACTTCTCGGCGCAGAGCGAGGCCACCTCCAACCGCGGGCTCGCCGTGAACGGGTCGTACTGGCACGTCAAGGGCATCGTCGTCGAGCGGGCCGGTGACAACGGCATCTTCGTCGGCGGCAGCAACAACGTCTTCGAGCGCACGGTGACCCGCTACAACCGTGACACCGGCCTGCAGCTCTCACGGATGCTCTCCAGCACCCCCAGCAGCCAGTGGCCGTCCAACAACCTCATCCTGAGCGCGGAGTCGCACGACAACGCCGACTCCGACGGCGAGGACGCCGACGGCTTCGCCGCGAAGCTCACGTCCGGGCCCGGGAACGTCTTCCGCTACGCCGTGGCCCACAACAACATCGACGACGGCTGGGACCTCTACACCAAGCCGGACACGGGCCCCATCGGCGCGGTGACCATCGAGGACTCCCTCGCCCACGACAACGGCACCCTCAGCGACGGCTCGCAGGCGGGGAACGGCGACCGCAACGGCTACAAGCTCGGCGGCGAGGACATCGGGGTCAATCACGTGATCCGGCGCAACATCGCCTACAACAACGGCAAGCACGGATTCACCTACAACAGGAACCTCGGGACGATGTCGGTGTCGGACAACGTCAGCATCGACAACGACGAGCGCAACTACTCCTTCGACGCGGGTACTTCGGTGTTCCGGAACAACACCTCGTGCCGCAGCGGCAGTGGGACGAACGACAGGATCGTCGGCAACTCCGACAGCTCGAACCAGTTCTGGTCCGGTTCGAACGGGTCCCGCTGCTCCTCGTACTCCGGGGCCCTGAAGTGGTCCTTCGCGGCGGACGGGCGCCTCGTCGTGGCCTTCGGCGGCAACGCAGTGACGCCGTGA
- a CDS encoding DUF6372 family protein, protein MTKPAPAPNAEQFKAFAEALRRAIPSAVQPAPATVRRPGPGSCHCPCGAHPEFPGTCSGHAEPGFTGVVNSPTGSARSVPLCRNCHDIRMGLAPQRDAALEAVTDTCTCHCRANHPDRPGICEAASEDGVTIDGKPACAECEEAGRKT, encoded by the coding sequence ATGACCAAGCCCGCGCCCGCGCCGAACGCAGAGCAGTTCAAGGCCTTCGCCGAGGCGCTCAGGCGGGCGATTCCGTCCGCCGTGCAGCCGGCTCCGGCCACCGTCCGACGCCCCGGGCCCGGCTCCTGCCACTGCCCGTGCGGCGCCCACCCCGAGTTCCCCGGAACATGCAGCGGTCACGCCGAGCCAGGCTTCACCGGTGTCGTCAACTCACCCACCGGCAGCGCGCGTTCCGTGCCGTTGTGCCGCAACTGCCATGACATCCGCATGGGCCTGGCCCCCCAACGCGACGCGGCTCTGGAAGCGGTGACCGACACCTGCACCTGCCACTGCCGGGCCAACCACCCCGACCGCCCCGGCATCTGCGAAGCCGCCTCCGAGGACGGCGTGACGATCGACGGCAAGCCTGCCTGCGCCGAGTGCGAGGAGGCCGGCCGGAAGACGTGA
- a CDS encoding DUF2382 domain-containing protein — MTQGEAFTSADGLAGLTAYDRTGEKIGSVEQVYLDDRTGRPEWVTVKTGLFGMKQSFVPLAGARRQQDELHVTATKEAVKDAPRVDADQHLEPGEEQDLYTHYGLTRPTGTPAPAAGGRAGAAGMAGAGAGMGMGAGEGRGRNAGAREFAMRSGAGDEGKTDEMIRSEERLRVGKEEQEVGHARLRKVVVTEDVKTSVPISHEEVRVVREPIREGDRTRANIGEEQTEVTVHAEKAVVSKESVPVERVRLETEKVTETQEVSDTVRKEQIEFDDAKGERRTKGEAWRDRKQGPRH, encoded by the coding sequence ATGACTCAGGGCGAGGCCTTCACCAGCGCCGACGGGCTCGCGGGCCTTACGGCCTATGACCGGACCGGCGAGAAGATCGGCAGCGTCGAGCAGGTGTATCTCGACGACCGAACTGGGCGTCCCGAGTGGGTGACCGTCAAGACCGGTCTCTTCGGCATGAAGCAGAGCTTCGTGCCGCTCGCCGGAGCCCGCCGTCAGCAGGACGAGCTGCACGTGACGGCCACTAAGGAAGCCGTCAAGGACGCCCCGCGCGTGGACGCCGACCAGCACCTCGAGCCGGGCGAGGAGCAGGACCTCTACACCCACTACGGCCTCACGCGCCCCACTGGCACGCCTGCCCCGGCGGCAGGTGGTCGCGCCGGTGCCGCGGGCATGGCCGGAGCAGGTGCCGGTATGGGCATGGGCGCCGGCGAGGGACGCGGACGCAACGCGGGCGCGCGTGAGTTCGCGATGCGTTCCGGCGCGGGCGACGAAGGCAAGACGGACGAAATGATCCGCTCGGAGGAGCGGCTGCGTGTCGGGAAGGAAGAGCAGGAGGTCGGGCATGCCCGACTGCGCAAGGTGGTCGTCACCGAAGACGTGAAGACCTCCGTCCCCATCTCCCACGAGGAAGTTCGCGTCGTACGCGAGCCCATCCGCGAGGGTGACCGCACGCGCGCCAACATCGGCGAGGAGCAGACCGAGGTGACCGTGCACGCCGAGAAGGCGGTGGTCAGCAAGGAATCCGTGCCGGTCGAGCGCGTCCGTCTGGAGACCGAGAAGGTCACCGAGACCCAGGAGGTCTCCGACACCGTGCGCAAGGAGCAGATCGAGTTCGACGACGCCAAGGGCGAGCGCCGCACGAAGGGCGAGGCCTGGCGTGACCGCAAGCAGGGCCCGCGGCACTGA
- a CDS encoding trypsin-like peptidase domain-containing protein, which produces MDAIGRLVRDGVPVGTAFVVTADGLAATAAHVIAPDADADWTFVPLTMPGRSLPVEISALVDEAADVALVRIGEAVDWQPMALAPHRNATPGAAVHLRGFARSRDYDAGVGSYVGETSEDGRSWVKISCRHAQHGMSGAPVLLTGTGCVIGVVSLRLNAARWNRDSVLLAPVERLVALEPDRLRLVSPVHRFVDGTLRLSWMRGDATEPILETDDFNVSLGRSAANRVHLPDLRDSRFHGHLSLVGTTLVYQHLGPRPAYLHGATRQLKIGKGESCTVGDKDRLRVASGTMLVEFSAPDLYDPYAKPTESADEEATRGG; this is translated from the coding sequence GTGGACGCCATCGGAAGGCTGGTACGTGACGGTGTCCCCGTCGGGACCGCGTTCGTGGTCACCGCCGACGGTCTCGCCGCCACCGCGGCGCATGTCATCGCCCCGGACGCGGACGCGGACTGGACGTTCGTGCCGCTCACCATGCCCGGCCGATCACTGCCGGTCGAGATCTCCGCGCTCGTCGACGAGGCAGCCGACGTGGCGCTCGTGCGGATCGGCGAAGCTGTCGACTGGCAGCCGATGGCGCTCGCCCCGCACAGGAATGCCACGCCAGGTGCCGCTGTCCACCTCCGCGGATTCGCCCGGTCACGCGACTACGACGCCGGGGTCGGCAGCTATGTGGGCGAGACGTCGGAGGACGGCCGGTCCTGGGTGAAGATCAGCTGTCGACACGCTCAGCACGGCATGAGTGGTGCTCCTGTGCTGCTCACCGGCACCGGCTGTGTGATCGGCGTCGTGTCCTTGCGCCTCAATGCCGCACGCTGGAACCGGGATTCGGTACTCCTGGCCCCCGTGGAGCGGCTCGTCGCGCTCGAACCCGACCGTCTCCGTCTGGTCTCGCCGGTCCACCGGTTCGTGGACGGAACCCTGCGGCTGTCGTGGATGCGGGGTGACGCGACGGAACCCATCCTCGAAACCGACGACTTCAACGTGTCGCTCGGCCGCAGCGCGGCGAATCGCGTGCACCTGCCGGACCTCCGCGACAGCCGTTTCCACGGCCACCTGTCCTTGGTCGGCACGACGCTCGTCTACCAGCACTTGGGGCCCCGCCCCGCCTATCTGCACGGTGCCACAAGGCAGTTGAAGATCGGGAAGGGGGAGTCCTGCACGGTCGGCGACAAGGATCGGCTGCGGGTCGCCAGCGGAACGATGCTGGTCGAATTCTCCGCCCCTGATCTTTACGACCCCTATGCGAAGCCGACGGAGTCGGCGGACGAGGAGGCAACGCGTGGTGGATGA